A genomic window from Candidatus Obscuribacter sp. includes:
- a CDS encoding alpha-D-glucose phosphate-specific phosphoglucomutase, with product MLSPLAGKPATNDMLVNVPRLVTTYYSVKPDVNVASERVAFGTSGHRGSAFNRAFNEDHILAVTQAICLYRQEQGINGPLYLGIDTHALSEPAFASAMEVLAANEVNVMIDAELGYTPTPAISLAILNYNKGRKSGLADGIVITPSHNPPRDGGYKYNPPNGGPADTNVTAWVEQKANEFLANKLAGVKRVSFSQAMAASTTHKFDYVGLYVKELNSVINLDAIQASGLKAGVDPLGGAGIAYWERLIADYKLPIEMVNNKVDPTFGFMTVDWDGKIRMDCSSPYAMASLIGLRDRFDIAFANDTDHDRHGIVTPSGLMNPNHFLSVAIDYLFRNRKDWRADSAIGKTVVSTSLIDRIAAKLGRKLVEVPVGFKWFVDGLIDGSFGFGGEESAGASFLRKDGSVWTTDKDGIILALLSAEITAVTGKDPSKYYGELTKEFGAPCYARIDAPATPEQKSKLKKLSAKDVTAQEFAGEKITGKFTEAAGNNEAIGGLKVVTENGWFAARPSGTEDVYKIYAESFKSEEHLKQIQTEAQELVTQVLSPAAQKA from the coding sequence ATGCTCAGCCCTTTAGCAGGCAAACCAGCCACCAATGACATGCTCGTCAACGTACCGCGTCTGGTCACTACCTATTACAGTGTCAAACCTGACGTCAATGTCGCCTCCGAGCGCGTCGCCTTTGGCACCTCGGGACATCGTGGCTCAGCATTTAATCGCGCTTTTAATGAGGACCATATCCTGGCTGTGACCCAGGCTATTTGTCTTTATCGCCAGGAGCAGGGCATAAATGGACCCCTTTATCTCGGTATCGACACCCATGCCCTCTCTGAGCCTGCCTTTGCCAGCGCTATGGAAGTGCTTGCCGCCAACGAAGTCAACGTGATGATCGATGCTGAGCTGGGCTATACGCCTACTCCGGCTATCTCTCTGGCTATTCTCAACTACAACAAAGGGCGCAAGAGCGGACTGGCAGATGGTATTGTCATCACTCCCTCACACAACCCGCCACGAGACGGTGGCTATAAGTACAATCCACCAAATGGTGGACCAGCTGACACCAATGTCACTGCCTGGGTGGAGCAAAAGGCCAATGAGTTTCTCGCCAATAAGTTAGCCGGAGTCAAGCGTGTCAGCTTTAGCCAGGCGATGGCTGCCAGCACTACTCATAAGTTTGACTACGTAGGGCTCTATGTCAAAGAGCTAAACAGCGTAATCAATCTAGATGCTATCCAGGCATCAGGACTAAAAGCTGGCGTCGATCCTCTGGGCGGTGCTGGTATTGCTTACTGGGAGCGCCTCATCGCTGACTATAAGCTGCCCATCGAGATGGTCAACAACAAAGTCGATCCCACTTTTGGCTTTATGACCGTTGATTGGGATGGCAAAATCCGCATGGATTGCTCGTCACCATATGCGATGGCAAGTCTGATTGGTTTGCGTGATCGTTTTGATATCGCTTTTGCCAATGATACCGACCATGATCGTCATGGTATCGTCACTCCATCTGGTCTGATGAATCCTAACCACTTCCTCTCAGTGGCTATCGACTATCTCTTCCGCAACCGCAAAGACTGGCGCGCTGACTCTGCTATAGGCAAGACAGTAGTAAGCACCAGTTTGATTGATCGTATCGCCGCCAAGCTTGGCCGCAAGCTCGTGGAAGTACCGGTCGGCTTTAAATGGTTTGTCGACGGACTTATTGATGGATCGTTTGGCTTTGGTGGCGAAGAGAGCGCGGGAGCGTCCTTCCTCCGCAAAGACGGCTCGGTCTGGACCACTGACAAAGACGGTATCATCCTTGCTTTGCTATCAGCCGAAATCACCGCTGTGACCGGCAAGGACCCGAGTAAGTATTACGGCGAATTGACTAAAGAGTTTGGCGCTCCTTGCTATGCCCGCATCGACGCTCCAGCTACCCCTGAGCAAAAGTCTAAGTTGAAGAAACTCTCGGCTAAAGATGTCACCGCGCAAGAGTTTGCTGGTGAAAAAATCACAGGCAAATTTACTGAGGCAGCTGGTAACAACGAAGCTATCGGTGGACTAAAAGTCGTCACCGAAAACGGCTGGTTTGCTGCTCGTCCGTCTGGTACTGAGGACGTATACAAAATCTACGCTGAATCATTTAAGAGCGAAGAACATCTCAAACAAATCCAGACAGAAGCGCAAGAGCTTGTGACACAGGTGCTTTCACCGGCTGCGCAAAAGGCTTAG